In Bufo gargarizans isolate SCDJY-AF-19 chromosome 6, ASM1485885v1, whole genome shotgun sequence, a single genomic region encodes these proteins:
- the LOC122941487 gene encoding gastrula zinc finger protein XlCGF49.1-like, producing the protein MTLDLSFSLVIKMETSNYGTKKDWGKFKSKKVRSSSKVTKSNGTTNITSDNKKTKDHKLTQKLSCKPKEAQGRPSFRSQQNGQTKRLSVKSKGKREVETSDLEEQSIDKTKPYACAICQKSFAQKSNLVTHFRVHTGSRPYMCMQCGKSFSTSSNAVTHQRVHTGERPYSCGECGKKFSISSNLVTHQRVHTGERPYVCTDCGKSFTHRSNLVIHQRAHSGEKPYSCATCGKTFTHSSHLVAHQKVHI; encoded by the coding sequence ATGACCTTAGATCTTTCATTTTCACTGGTTATAAAAATGGAAACCTCCAATTATGGGACAAAAAAAGACTGGGGCAAATTTAAATCAAAGAAGGTGAGAAGTTCCTCCAAAGTGACCAAATCCAACGGAACAACAAACATTACGTCTGACAACAAAAAGACGAAAGATCATAAGTTAACACAAAAGCTGTCATGTAAACCAAAAGAAGCACAAGGTCGTCCGTCCTTTAGAAGTCAACAGAATGGTCAAACAAAGCGATTATCCGTCAAGAGCAAAGGCAAAAGGGAAGTGGAAACCAGTGACCTTGAGGAGCAGAGCATTGACAAGACCAAACCTTACGCCTGTGCCATATGTCAGAAGAGTTTTGCCCAGAAGTCCAACCTTGTAACCCACTTCCGAGTCCACACTGGGTCCAGACCCTACATGTGTATGCAGTGTGGGAAGAGTTTCAGCACCAGCTCAAATGCTGTGACCCATCAGAGGGTGCACACCGGAGAAAGACCATACAGCTGTGGAGAGTGTGGGAAAAAATTCAGCATCAGCTCCAACTTGGTGACCCACCAGAGGGTTCATACAGGAGAAAGACCCTATGTCTGTACTGACTGTGGAAAGAGCTTCACTCACCGCTCAAATCTGGTCATTCATCAGAGGGCACATTCAGGGGAGAAACCTTATTCCTGCGCGACATGCGGAAAAACATTTACTCACAGCTCCCACCTTGTTGCCCATCAGAAAGTTCACATTTAG